One window of the Amycolatopsis mediterranei genome contains the following:
- a CDS encoding FMN-binding protein produces MRRIAIAAAATVSVVVLLFSYRTSTDQTPVATGRPQPSRTAAPPTSGGSAGGDGTFTGDAADTRYGPVQVRITVAGGRITDAQAIEYPQESGRDVRINSTAVPELNQETLQAQSAQIDTVSGATYTSEGYQQSLQSAIDAAHR; encoded by the coding sequence ATGCGCAGGATCGCCATCGCCGCCGCGGCGACCGTGTCCGTCGTCGTGCTGCTGTTCAGCTACCGCACCAGCACCGACCAAACGCCGGTCGCCACCGGACGGCCCCAGCCGTCCCGCACCGCGGCCCCGCCCACCTCCGGCGGTTCCGCCGGCGGCGACGGGACGTTCACCGGCGACGCCGCCGACACCCGCTACGGCCCGGTCCAGGTCCGGATCACGGTCGCGGGCGGCAGGATCACCGACGCCCAGGCCATCGAGTACCCGCAGGAAAGCGGCCGCGACGTCCGGATCAACTCCACCGCCGTACCCGAACTGAACCAGGAAACGCTCCAAGCCCAGAGCGCCCAGATCGACACCGTCAGCGGCGCCACCTACACCTCCGAGGGCTACCAGCAGTCCCTGCAATCCGCGATCGACGCGGCCCACCGGTGA